In Deltaproteobacteria bacterium, the sequence CGAGGCACGCCGCGCCCGCGGCGATTATCCCCGCGCATGGCCCGGCGGTCCGGTACCAGATCCACGACACCGGCACGCGGATCAACGGGAGCACGGAGATTGGGATGCGCACCACGCCGGCTTCCCGCCATGGCCGGCGCGGCCAGGTCAGGCCGTTGTAGCGACCGGGAACCCAGGTCGGGTGCGGTGAAGCGTCATACACGAAGCCGGCGTCGCGCAGCACCGTTGGCGCGCAGGGGCGCAGGCGAGGCGTTCTGACCCCGCGAGCGGGACGGGCGCTGATCGCCTCGATGACCGCGCGGCTCTCCCGCAGTCGCTCAAGCGCGACCGCGGCGTCCATCGTGCCGTAATCGTCGCTGTGGGCGAGCCCGTGGACTGCCGCCTCATGCCCGGCCTCGACAATCGCGCGCACTCGCTCGGGCCGCGCCCGCGCAAACGCGGCGGTGATGAAAAAGGTCGCCAGCGTTCCGTGCCGGGCCAACAACTGCAGGACGTGCCCGGTTCCCTCCTCCGTCACGTCCATCTCGGCGGTCGGACTGAGCGGCCGGCCGCGTTCGGCCGGCCAGTCGAACTCCTCGATGTCGAACGTCAACAGAAAGGGCTTCATGTTACGCGCTCGCCGGAGCGACCGATGGCGGGCGCCGCTGCGCCACGCACAGCGTCGAGAGCGAGCCGTCTTGCCACGCGCTGGTCTCAAAGCCGGCGGCGGATAGCAGCGCCGTCACCTCGTTGCGCCGAAAGAGGTGGATGCGGACGCCGTGCGTCCGGTGGTAGCCGGCGTAAAGCACCCCCAGCCAGTGGCGGCGCGGGAACAGCAACGCCAGGCGTCCCGATGGCTGCACGCAGTCGCCCAGCGAGCGGATGCTTCGTTCCGGGCTCTCGGCGAACTCGATCACACCGATGCAGAGCACCCAGTCGAATCGGGGCTTGAAGCCCAGACGTTCCATGTCCTGAACGCACGTCACAAACCCTCGCCGCTGGCACCGGAGCGCCATCGACCTGCTCATGTCGACGCCGACACCGCGCCCACCGCACGCGGTCACCCAGGCCAGTGTCGTTCCGTCACCACAGCCGACGTCGAGAACCAGCGCACCGGGCTCGATATGCACGAGGCGCTGGAGCGCGAGCCGCTCTTGCTGTTGCAGCGCTCCGAGCGGCCACCGTGCCCGCAGGCGCCCGTAGCCGGGCGCGACGCGTTCAAAGTGCCGAACGACGTTCCGCGCCTCCATCAGCGCTTGGCGGGGGTCGTACGTTCCACGATGGACAAGATCGCCGCGGCAGCGGAGGCACGCACCTGGGGGTCCGGGTCGGCGAGAAGCGGCCCGAGCCCATCCACCAACGTTCGATCGGGAATCAGGCCGGCCAGGCGGATTATGCCGTCGCCTGCGGCGGGCGGGTGGTCATTCAAGCGCCGTCGCACGACGTCCGCAATGCCGCCGTCATGCAGCGCCACCAGCCCACGCACAGCCTCTTCCTGGACCGTCATGATCGGATCATCGACCGCGCGGTACAGCAGCGCCACTGCCTCCGGACCACCGATCTCCGCCAGGGCTCGGGCGGCGAACGCACGGAGGTCCGGGTCCGAGTCGCCGGTGAGCACCGCCCCGAAGCGCTCGGCAAGCGCGCGATCGTTCAGACGGGCAAGTCCCTGCAACGCGCGCAGTCTGACCGAACGAAAGGGTGAATCGAGCGCCGCAAGGAACTCCTCACGGCCGCTCTGCGGGTCCAGGCGTGTAAGGAGCTCCAGTGCCAGAGACCGAGCGTAGCGGTCGTCCGAACGGGCGAGGCGCCGGATGTCGTCCGTCAAGTCCTTCTCTCGCAGCGAGCGTGCGGCGTTGAGTCCGCCCCACTGCAAGTACGAATCGTGGCTTTCGAGTGACACGGATAGCAGCGTTCGGGCCGTCTCCGCCAGTGCGGCGATGCGCTGTGTCCCGGCCGTGCGGAGCGTGGCGTCGTAGGCTTCGGCGTAGCGACCGGCCTCGATCAGCGCCCGTACGGAGTCCTGTTGCGCTTCGGCCAGGCCAGGCAACGGCTTCGCCACCAAGTCGAGCACGAGCAGAGTCAGTATCGCCCCGCGGTGCAATGATCCGTGTGTCATGATGGACTCCCTGGCCGGCAACCAGTTTGGGCGGTGCACCGATAGATGATCAGCTGCCGCACGCCTTCCTCCTCCCGCACCTCCCGTTCCACGCCCGGAAACCGCTCGGTGATCGCCAGTCCGACCCGGCGGAAATCCGGGGTCAAGACAAAGGCCGCATCACGGGCCAAGTGATCCGGCAGGTCCGCCTCGGAAAACCCGCTCACCGCCCGAGTCTCAGCGCTGAAAAAGCGAAAGATCGGGGAGTCCGCCAACAGGAATGGGCCGGTGTAGAAGTAGTAGTCGTACTGGTTTCCCAGTCGCCGGAGCACGGCCAACACGTCCCACTCGCGCGACATGACGCGCATGCGGCCGACGAATTGCTGGTAGCCGATGAGGTCGAAGCCTGCGGATTGCGCCACCAACAACAGGTAACCAATGAGGACGAACTCCGTGCGCCGGGGCAGTCTGAGCCGCTCCGCCACGTGTGCCGCCCGCTCGATCGCAGCCGCAGCAAGGATGTACGGGACTGGAACCAGGATCAGCAGCCGCGTGTATGACGGCGGATCGATGATCACCACACTGCCCAACAGCACACCAAGTCCGGCCCAGAGCAGGACGAAGAGGTGGCGGGGCTCGCGCCATCCCACGATGGCGACGCCCAGCCCGATGCCGGCGAGCAGAGCGGTCAGCGGTGACAACAGCGGCTGCTGGGTGCCGTACTGCGTGCTGCTGTCGCCGCGGGTGACAAAACCGGCTATCGTGCGCTTGAACTGCTCCCACAACACCGCCCCGGCACTGGTTGTCCCGAGCGTTGCTTCGACGTGCGGCTGACTCTCCTCCGCGAATACAAAGACAGATGCGGTTCGATCCCGTTCGAGCAGTTCCGGATGCTTGAGGTACGTCATCAGCAACGGCGATGCGGCGATCACGAAGCCGCAGAGGTAGTACGCAGTCATACGGGCTCCGGCGCGGCGGTCTCGGATCAGTTGGGTCAGCAGGAACGCGCCCGCCACGACCGCCACGATGCGACCTGCGGTGTAGGTGTAGAGGGCGAGACCCGAGACAATGCCTGCCGCCGTGAGCCAGACTCTGCGCTGATGCCTGACGCCGACCACGAGGAACGCAAACGCCGTCAGCTCGCAGAACAGCGCCTGAATGTTCCACAGACCGATTCGACTGAAGTGAATGGCTCCATGAGAGGCGGCATACAGCCCCGTTACGGCCATCGCCGCGCGAGTGCCCCACCAGGCCCGCACGAGGAAGTACAATGGTACGATGCTGGCGGCCCCGAGTATGGCTGACGGCAACCGCAGCCCCACGGCCGATGCCCCGGTCAACCACAGGCTGGCCGCATACGGCACGAAGCTCACATACATGGTGTCGTACCAGGGCGAGAAACCAAAGACGTTTGGCACCTCTCCGCGCAAGAGCGCCAAGCCCAACAGGCCGCATTCGGCGCTGTCGCCGTGGACCATGGGCGGCACGTCACCGAGCCGGATCAGGCGCAGCATCGCACCCACCAACAGCACGCCGGCGAAGCCGGCGCCTTCGGCCACGCTCCCGAAGAGCCGCAGGCGTGGCTGGGGCCGCTGCAAATCGAGCCGCCACACCAGACCCGCGAGCGCG encodes:
- a CDS encoding HEAT repeat domain-containing protein, with amino-acid sequence MTHGSLHRGAILTLLVLDLVAKPLPGLAEAQQDSVRALIEAGRYAEAYDATLRTAGTQRIAALAETARTLLSVSLESHDSYLQWGGLNAARSLREKDLTDDIRRLARSDDRYARSLALELLTRLDPQSGREEFLAALDSPFRSVRLRALQGLARLNDRALAERFGAVLTGDSDPDLRAFAARALAEIGGPEAVALLYRAVDDPIMTVQEEAVRGLVALHDGGIADVVRRRLNDHPPAAGDGIIRLAGLIPDRTLVDGLGPLLADPDPQVRASAAAAILSIVERTTPAKR
- a CDS encoding class I SAM-dependent methyltransferase, with the translated sequence MEARNVVRHFERVAPGYGRLRARWPLGALQQQERLALQRLVHIEPGALVLDVGCGDGTTLAWVTACGGRGVGVDMSRSMALRCQRRGFVTCVQDMERLGFKPRFDWVLCIGVIEFAESPERSIRSLGDCVQPSGRLALLFPRRHWLGVLYAGYHRTHGVRIHLFRRNEVTALLSAAGFETSAWQDGSLSTLCVAQRRPPSVAPASA
- a CDS encoding polysaccharide deacetylase family protein encodes the protein MTFDIEEFDWPAERGRPLSPTAEMDVTEEGTGHVLQLLARHGTLATFFITAAFARARPERVRAIVEAGHEAAVHGLAHSDDYGTMDAAVALERLRESRAVIEAISARPARGVRTPRLRPCAPTVLRDAGFVYDASPHPTWVPGRYNGLTWPRRPWREAGVVRIPISVLPLIRVPVSWIWYRTAGPCAGIIAAGAACLGAPYLHVYFHAWEAVDIRPLGIPRIFALRTGASFLRALDPLLAWASTRMVPMTVGEFVRGLGQ
- a CDS encoding glycosyltransferase — encoded protein: MGAVVTPAEPPELSVVVPVYNGDAFVYETIHALITHLAARDQPVELIIVDDGSTDTTPALLRQALTAVPIPVQLLRNERNAGKGAAIARGMHAARGRYRVFLDADLAYPPSEIERLCAALTAGADVAIASRPHPSSRVLLTPSFFTYFYLRYVAGRLFNWIVRMVLLPGITDSQAGLKGFTATAADKLFRGWLPRGFSFDLAVLFRATRLGLGVVQVPVLYRQESEPSTVRFVRDMIRGVRDIAQIRLRFVRGGFEQWGTVLDTWRGQTRISLLAGMQSEAARAVLLTTCGLALIALFLARLVLRSGAVAAVSWLTALVALAGLVWRLDLQRPQPRLRLFGSVAEGAGFAGVLLVGAMLRLIRLGDVPPMVHGDSAECGLLGLALLRGEVPNVFGFSPWYDTMYVSFVPYAASLWLTGASAVGLRLPSAILGAASIVPLYFLVRAWWGTRAAMAVTGLYAASHGAIHFSRIGLWNIQALFCELTAFAFLVVGVRHQRRVWLTAAGIVSGLALYTYTAGRIVAVVAGAFLLTQLIRDRRAGARMTAYYLCGFVIAASPLLMTYLKHPELLERDRTASVFVFAEESQPHVEATLGTTSAGAVLWEQFKRTIAGFVTRGDSSTQYGTQQPLLSPLTALLAGIGLGVAIVGWREPRHLFVLLWAGLGVLLGSVVIIDPPSYTRLLILVPVPYILAAAAIERAAHVAERLRLPRRTEFVLIGYLLLVAQSAGFDLIGYQQFVGRMRVMSREWDVLAVLRRLGNQYDYYFYTGPFLLADSPIFRFFSAETRAVSGFSEADLPDHLARDAAFVLTPDFRRVGLAITERFPGVEREVREEEGVRQLIIYRCTAQTGCRPGSPS